Genomic DNA from Peribacillus sp. FSL H8-0477:
CGCTTCATCTTTGCGACTTCAAAATCAACGACAACAACAGAAGTTCAACTAATCGATGCAGACAATCCATTAACGGCACCTCGCTTATTCAACGCTCGCCGTGAAGGTGTTGAATACGATGTTGAGCATTGGGAAAATGATTTCGTCCTCTTAACAAATGAGAACGCATTGAACTTTACTCTGCTACGTTGTCCCGTAGAGAACCTATCTGCGCGCACACCTATTGTGTCTTACAACGAAGCATATTTCCTTGAAGGCATCTATCCATTCAAGCACCAAGTTTATGTAACAGGACGTGCAAATGGATTAGAGCAAGTATGGCGTGTAGAAGAAAATGCACTCGTTCAGCTTGAGTGGGACGAAGCGATTTATTCCGTTTCGATGATCCAAGAGCAAGATTATGAAACAACAGAAGTGCTCATTCACTATCAATCTTATACAACACCTAAAACGACAATCAGTATAGATATCGAATCTGGTGAACGACATGTACTGCAAGAAACACCTGTTACCGGTGATTATGACTGTACGCAATATGTTCAACAGCAAGTATGGGTACCTGCTGCTGATGGCGTCAATGTTCCAGTGATCCTTCATTATAAAAAAAATGCATTAGACAACGGTCCTGCGCCGCTTATTTTATCTGCTTATGGATCTTACGGCTACAGCAGCGATCCATTCTTTAGTGCCTACCGCATACCTGTGCTTGATAAAGGCGTGATTTTGGCCACTGCTCAAGTTCGAGGTGGTTCAGAACTTGGTCGATCTTGGTACTTTAACGGAAAAATGCAGCACAAGAAAAACACCTTCACAGATTTCATATCGGCTGCGGATCATTTAGTGCAAGAAGGCTTTACAACAACTGAGTTAATTGCAGGTCGTGGCGGTAGTGCGGGAGGCTTGCTCATTGGGGCTGTTTCTAATATGGCAGGGAACTCCTTTAAAGTCCTTGTCCCAGAAGTACCCTTCGTTGATATGATGACAACTATGCTAGACGAAACCATTCCATTAACAACGAGTGAATGGGATGAATGGGGGAATCCAAAAAATCGTGAAGATTATACCTATATGCGCTCATACAGTCCATACGATAATGTGGAAGCAAAATTATATCCGCATATGTATGTAACAACTGGCTTAAACGACCCGCGCGTTGGTTATTGGGAACCCGCGAAATGGGTTGCACGCCTACGCGAACTGAAAAAAGACGACCATACATTAGTTCTAAAAACAAACATGGGCGCAGGGCACTTCGGCGCATCCGGCCGCTTTAATCAACTGCGTGAGCTAGCAGAAGTCTACTCTTTTATTTTTAGCAAACTAGGCGTTTAAGTGAACAAATCATCTAACTCAAAAAAGGAGGTAATCAGATGGAGTTTTCTCCATGATTACCTCCTTTTTTGAGTTATAAAAACCCCTGCCAAGCAAAAGCATTTCATTGCGCGGAGCCGCGGCAGCTATTAAATAAGTTTATATGTCCCAAGATGTTTTTTTCAAAGCTATTTCGAATTTTCTAGTCCTGCAATTCCAAAACCTCCAGGTCCAGCATGGGTAGAAATCATTGCACCTGCTTGCATCCATGTTACATTTTCGAAGCCTGTTTCCTTAGTGATTTCATCCACTCGTCTCTTAATACTTTCATCAAGTCCGATAGA
This window encodes:
- a CDS encoding S9 family peptidase; the protein is MNPPIAKKIPQTFELHEDIRQDDYYWLNDKTNPEVIAYLEAENSYYHEVMKPLENSTTELYEAMAARIPASESQVPVQSGPYFYYIRQEKELQYPICARKHAINRTQLASADEEITLDLNTLASDDDYLSTTDIRISNDHRYLAYLENRDGTDSYTLFVKDLHTGELLQDVVPNVYIYSSVEWSNCGKYIYYVTLNDLQRPHQLWRHEIGTVVTEDVLLLEETDVTFNLLISKSQSSRFIFATSKSTTTTEVQLIDADNPLTAPRLFNARREGVEYDVEHWENDFVLLTNENALNFTLLRCPVENLSARTPIVSYNEAYFLEGIYPFKHQVYVTGRANGLEQVWRVEENALVQLEWDEAIYSVSMIQEQDYETTEVLIHYQSYTTPKTTISIDIESGERHVLQETPVTGDYDCTQYVQQQVWVPAADGVNVPVILHYKKNALDNGPAPLILSAYGSYGYSSDPFFSAYRIPVLDKGVILATAQVRGGSELGRSWYFNGKMQHKKNTFTDFISAADHLVQEGFTTTELIAGRGGSAGGLLIGAVSNMAGNSFKVLVPEVPFVDMMTTMLDETIPLTTSEWDEWGNPKNREDYTYMRSYSPYDNVEAKLYPHMYVTTGLNDPRVGYWEPAKWVARLRELKKDDHTLVLKTNMGAGHFGASGRFNQLRELAEVYSFIFSKLGV